In the Astatotilapia calliptera chromosome 5, fAstCal1.2, whole genome shotgun sequence genome, one interval contains:
- the odad1 gene encoding coiled-coil domain-containing protein 114 isoform X2, which produces MFMFIVAMPRGRSAASARSDNSEVDVDGAEEIAKLQRQFRIMEGDLQAYNMQTRKQIRKQQQEIEVLQKEQEELQRNLGACNSLARQQQENKDIQTIQVLLEQREMLEEELQKGKKCQQELKKEISSMESKLAELRNGAVSNSNAQSSPEQRIQKSIRTMEYKLNRALTRLNEQLTKNSQVREELHTLYIERVRFQQLHNRLSKELQEVRKKIGEVINQSSAAYDTRVEAHSKATMIKEKALKDRDQYSTELKELERVIAHESTLKTFMIVKCSDAGRQDDEHEMGPGQSLEPKEQSRMDSGEESLDALEEAFERIRIATGEENLDQLVTRYIQVEDRNFALFNFVNEQTNEAEALKEEISKIKQDMEQFRVKGLQQERQHQSLLQDIDEQLEGVLSQRKANENRASIISEILDKTKTGVNNIFTKVECDRSAIEDMLGSSSGITENNIMSYLSLVEQKTNELLTVQAFLSTKDLEDPAGFPLGQNPKLLQQNISIQPAVNRSISVAYNAEESPVTDEEERPLSQGELRQRIMKGVLEKEFCTTDSNKTIKDQSAVQSQITPTGRGSNLKH; this is translated from the exons ATGTTCATGTTCATTGTAGCCATGCCTCGAGGAAGATCAGCCGCAAGCGCACGCTCAGATAACAGTGAGGTTGATGTTGATGGAGCAG AAGAGATCGCCAAATTGCAGAGACAGTTCAGGATCATGGAAGGAGATCTGCAGGCCTACAACATGCAGACCCGGAAACAGATCCGCAAACAACA GCAGGAGATAGAGGTGCTGCAGAAGGAGCAGGAGGAACTGCAACGAAACCTCGGTGCCTGTAACAGCTTGGCCCGTCAACAGCAGGAAAACAAGGACATCCAGACTATTCAGGTCCTGCTTGAGCAGAGAGAAATGCTGGAAGAGGAGCTGCAGAAAGGCAAAAAATGCCAGcaagagctgaagaaggag ATCTCCAGCATGGAGTCGAAGCTAGCAGAGTTGAGAAATGGAGCTGTTAGTAATAGTAACGCTCAAAGTTCCCCAGAACAGCGAATCCAAAAGTCCATACGCACTATGGAATACAAACTGAACAGA GCCTTGACTCGCTTAAATGAGCAGTTGACCAAAAACAGCCAAGTGAGAGAGGAGCTGCATACTCTTTATATTGAGCGTGTTCGTTTTCAGCAACTACACAACAGGCTaagcaag GAACTGCAGGAAGTACGCAAGAAAATTGGAGAAGTAATCAACCAGTCCTCTGCTGCTTATGACACAAG GGTGGAGGCTCACTCCAAGGCAACAATGATAAAAGAGAAGGCACTGAAGGACCGTGACCAGTACAGCACTGAGTTGAAGGAGCTGGAGAGGGTTATTGCGCATGAGTCCACCCTGAAAACGTTCATGATCGTCAAGTGCAGTGATGCAGGCAGGCAGGACGACGAGCATGAAATGGGACCTGGACAAT CTTTGGAGCCAAAAGAGCAGTCCAGGATGGACTCTGGAGAAGAGTCACTGGATGCTCTAGAGGAGGCGTTTGAAAGGATTCGGATTGCTACAGGGGAGGAGAACCTGGACCAGCTGGTCACCAGGTACATTCAGG TTGAAGACCGGAACTTTGCACTTTTCAATTTTGTTAATGAGCAAACCAATGAGGCTGAGGCACTGAAGGAAGAAATTAGCAAG ATCAAACAAGACATGGAGCAGTTTCGGGTTAAAGGTTTACAGCAGGAACGACAGCATCAATCTTTGTTGCAAGATATTGATGAGCAACTAGAGGGAGTTTTATCTCAAAGAAAGGCCAACGAGAACCGAGCCAGCATCATAAGCGAGATCCTGGACAAGACTAAAACAG GTGTAAACAACATCTTCACTAAAGTAGAGTGCGACCGCTCAGCGATAGAAGATATGCTGGGCTCCTCCAGTGGGATCACTGAGAACAACATAATGTCCTACCTCAGCTTAGTGGAGCAGAAGACCAACGAACTGCTCACTGTGCAGGCTTTCCTCAGTACTAAA GATCTAGAAGACCCAGCAGGCTTCCCTTTGGGTCAGAATCCAAAACTACTTCAGCAGAATATTAGCATCCAACCTGCAGTCAACAG ATCCATTAGCGTGGCGTATAATGCAGAAGAGTCTCCTGTTACTGATGAAGAAGAACGGCCACTCTCACAAGGGGAACTTCGCCAAAGGATAATGAAGGGA GTTCTGGAGAAAGAGTTCTGCACGACAGACAGCAACAAGACCATCAAAGATCAGTCTGCAGTTCAGAGTCAGATCACACCCACCGGAAGAGGCAGTAATCTGAAACACTGA
- the odad1 gene encoding coiled-coil domain-containing protein 114 isoform X1: MFMFIVAMPRGRSAASARSDNSEVDVDGAVEEIAKLQRQFRIMEGDLQAYNMQTRKQIRKQQQEIEVLQKEQEELQRNLGACNSLARQQQENKDIQTIQVLLEQREMLEEELQKGKKCQQELKKEISSMESKLAELRNGAVSNSNAQSSPEQRIQKSIRTMEYKLNRALTRLNEQLTKNSQVREELHTLYIERVRFQQLHNRLSKELQEVRKKIGEVINQSSAAYDTRVEAHSKATMIKEKALKDRDQYSTELKELERVIAHESTLKTFMIVKCSDAGRQDDEHEMGPGQSLEPKEQSRMDSGEESLDALEEAFERIRIATGEENLDQLVTRYIQVEDRNFALFNFVNEQTNEAEALKEEISKIKQDMEQFRVKGLQQERQHQSLLQDIDEQLEGVLSQRKANENRASIISEILDKTKTGVNNIFTKVECDRSAIEDMLGSSSGITENNIMSYLSLVEQKTNELLTVQAFLSTKDLEDPAGFPLGQNPKLLQQNISIQPAVNRSISVAYNAEESPVTDEEERPLSQGELRQRIMKGVLEKEFCTTDSNKTIKDQSAVQSQITPTGRGSNLKH, from the exons ATGTTCATGTTCATTGTAGCCATGCCTCGAGGAAGATCAGCCGCAAGCGCACGCTCAGATAACAGTGAGGTTGATGTTGATGGAGCAG TAGAAGAGATCGCCAAATTGCAGAGACAGTTCAGGATCATGGAAGGAGATCTGCAGGCCTACAACATGCAGACCCGGAAACAGATCCGCAAACAACA GCAGGAGATAGAGGTGCTGCAGAAGGAGCAGGAGGAACTGCAACGAAACCTCGGTGCCTGTAACAGCTTGGCCCGTCAACAGCAGGAAAACAAGGACATCCAGACTATTCAGGTCCTGCTTGAGCAGAGAGAAATGCTGGAAGAGGAGCTGCAGAAAGGCAAAAAATGCCAGcaagagctgaagaaggag ATCTCCAGCATGGAGTCGAAGCTAGCAGAGTTGAGAAATGGAGCTGTTAGTAATAGTAACGCTCAAAGTTCCCCAGAACAGCGAATCCAAAAGTCCATACGCACTATGGAATACAAACTGAACAGA GCCTTGACTCGCTTAAATGAGCAGTTGACCAAAAACAGCCAAGTGAGAGAGGAGCTGCATACTCTTTATATTGAGCGTGTTCGTTTTCAGCAACTACACAACAGGCTaagcaag GAACTGCAGGAAGTACGCAAGAAAATTGGAGAAGTAATCAACCAGTCCTCTGCTGCTTATGACACAAG GGTGGAGGCTCACTCCAAGGCAACAATGATAAAAGAGAAGGCACTGAAGGACCGTGACCAGTACAGCACTGAGTTGAAGGAGCTGGAGAGGGTTATTGCGCATGAGTCCACCCTGAAAACGTTCATGATCGTCAAGTGCAGTGATGCAGGCAGGCAGGACGACGAGCATGAAATGGGACCTGGACAAT CTTTGGAGCCAAAAGAGCAGTCCAGGATGGACTCTGGAGAAGAGTCACTGGATGCTCTAGAGGAGGCGTTTGAAAGGATTCGGATTGCTACAGGGGAGGAGAACCTGGACCAGCTGGTCACCAGGTACATTCAGG TTGAAGACCGGAACTTTGCACTTTTCAATTTTGTTAATGAGCAAACCAATGAGGCTGAGGCACTGAAGGAAGAAATTAGCAAG ATCAAACAAGACATGGAGCAGTTTCGGGTTAAAGGTTTACAGCAGGAACGACAGCATCAATCTTTGTTGCAAGATATTGATGAGCAACTAGAGGGAGTTTTATCTCAAAGAAAGGCCAACGAGAACCGAGCCAGCATCATAAGCGAGATCCTGGACAAGACTAAAACAG GTGTAAACAACATCTTCACTAAAGTAGAGTGCGACCGCTCAGCGATAGAAGATATGCTGGGCTCCTCCAGTGGGATCACTGAGAACAACATAATGTCCTACCTCAGCTTAGTGGAGCAGAAGACCAACGAACTGCTCACTGTGCAGGCTTTCCTCAGTACTAAA GATCTAGAAGACCCAGCAGGCTTCCCTTTGGGTCAGAATCCAAAACTACTTCAGCAGAATATTAGCATCCAACCTGCAGTCAACAG ATCCATTAGCGTGGCGTATAATGCAGAAGAGTCTCCTGTTACTGATGAAGAAGAACGGCCACTCTCACAAGGGGAACTTCGCCAAAGGATAATGAAGGGA GTTCTGGAGAAAGAGTTCTGCACGACAGACAGCAACAAGACCATCAAAGATCAGTCTGCAGTTCAGAGTCAGATCACACCCACCGGAAGAGGCAGTAATCTGAAACACTGA
- the odad1 gene encoding coiled-coil domain-containing protein 114 isoform X3 produces MPRGRSAASARSDNSEVDVDGAVEEIAKLQRQFRIMEGDLQAYNMQTRKQIRKQQQEIEVLQKEQEELQRNLGACNSLARQQQENKDIQTIQVLLEQREMLEEELQKGKKCQQELKKEISSMESKLAELRNGAVSNSNAQSSPEQRIQKSIRTMEYKLNRALTRLNEQLTKNSQVREELHTLYIERVRFQQLHNRLSKELQEVRKKIGEVINQSSAAYDTRVEAHSKATMIKEKALKDRDQYSTELKELERVIAHESTLKTFMIVKCSDAGRQDDEHEMGPGQSLEPKEQSRMDSGEESLDALEEAFERIRIATGEENLDQLVTRYIQVEDRNFALFNFVNEQTNEAEALKEEISKIKQDMEQFRVKGLQQERQHQSLLQDIDEQLEGVLSQRKANENRASIISEILDKTKTGVNNIFTKVECDRSAIEDMLGSSSGITENNIMSYLSLVEQKTNELLTVQAFLSTKDLEDPAGFPLGQNPKLLQQNISIQPAVNRSISVAYNAEESPVTDEEERPLSQGELRQRIMKGVLEKEFCTTDSNKTIKDQSAVQSQITPTGRGSNLKH; encoded by the exons ATGCCTCGAGGAAGATCAGCCGCAAGCGCACGCTCAGATAACAGTGAGGTTGATGTTGATGGAGCAG TAGAAGAGATCGCCAAATTGCAGAGACAGTTCAGGATCATGGAAGGAGATCTGCAGGCCTACAACATGCAGACCCGGAAACAGATCCGCAAACAACA GCAGGAGATAGAGGTGCTGCAGAAGGAGCAGGAGGAACTGCAACGAAACCTCGGTGCCTGTAACAGCTTGGCCCGTCAACAGCAGGAAAACAAGGACATCCAGACTATTCAGGTCCTGCTTGAGCAGAGAGAAATGCTGGAAGAGGAGCTGCAGAAAGGCAAAAAATGCCAGcaagagctgaagaaggag ATCTCCAGCATGGAGTCGAAGCTAGCAGAGTTGAGAAATGGAGCTGTTAGTAATAGTAACGCTCAAAGTTCCCCAGAACAGCGAATCCAAAAGTCCATACGCACTATGGAATACAAACTGAACAGA GCCTTGACTCGCTTAAATGAGCAGTTGACCAAAAACAGCCAAGTGAGAGAGGAGCTGCATACTCTTTATATTGAGCGTGTTCGTTTTCAGCAACTACACAACAGGCTaagcaag GAACTGCAGGAAGTACGCAAGAAAATTGGAGAAGTAATCAACCAGTCCTCTGCTGCTTATGACACAAG GGTGGAGGCTCACTCCAAGGCAACAATGATAAAAGAGAAGGCACTGAAGGACCGTGACCAGTACAGCACTGAGTTGAAGGAGCTGGAGAGGGTTATTGCGCATGAGTCCACCCTGAAAACGTTCATGATCGTCAAGTGCAGTGATGCAGGCAGGCAGGACGACGAGCATGAAATGGGACCTGGACAAT CTTTGGAGCCAAAAGAGCAGTCCAGGATGGACTCTGGAGAAGAGTCACTGGATGCTCTAGAGGAGGCGTTTGAAAGGATTCGGATTGCTACAGGGGAGGAGAACCTGGACCAGCTGGTCACCAGGTACATTCAGG TTGAAGACCGGAACTTTGCACTTTTCAATTTTGTTAATGAGCAAACCAATGAGGCTGAGGCACTGAAGGAAGAAATTAGCAAG ATCAAACAAGACATGGAGCAGTTTCGGGTTAAAGGTTTACAGCAGGAACGACAGCATCAATCTTTGTTGCAAGATATTGATGAGCAACTAGAGGGAGTTTTATCTCAAAGAAAGGCCAACGAGAACCGAGCCAGCATCATAAGCGAGATCCTGGACAAGACTAAAACAG GTGTAAACAACATCTTCACTAAAGTAGAGTGCGACCGCTCAGCGATAGAAGATATGCTGGGCTCCTCCAGTGGGATCACTGAGAACAACATAATGTCCTACCTCAGCTTAGTGGAGCAGAAGACCAACGAACTGCTCACTGTGCAGGCTTTCCTCAGTACTAAA GATCTAGAAGACCCAGCAGGCTTCCCTTTGGGTCAGAATCCAAAACTACTTCAGCAGAATATTAGCATCCAACCTGCAGTCAACAG ATCCATTAGCGTGGCGTATAATGCAGAAGAGTCTCCTGTTACTGATGAAGAAGAACGGCCACTCTCACAAGGGGAACTTCGCCAAAGGATAATGAAGGGA GTTCTGGAGAAAGAGTTCTGCACGACAGACAGCAACAAGACCATCAAAGATCAGTCTGCAGTTCAGAGTCAGATCACACCCACCGGAAGAGGCAGTAATCTGAAACACTGA
- the odad1 gene encoding coiled-coil domain-containing protein 114 isoform X4 produces MEGDLQAYNMQTRKQIRKQQQEIEVLQKEQEELQRNLGACNSLARQQQENKDIQTIQVLLEQREMLEEELQKGKKCQQELKKEISSMESKLAELRNGAVSNSNAQSSPEQRIQKSIRTMEYKLNRALTRLNEQLTKNSQVREELHTLYIERVRFQQLHNRLSKELQEVRKKIGEVINQSSAAYDTRVEAHSKATMIKEKALKDRDQYSTELKELERVIAHESTLKTFMIVKCSDAGRQDDEHEMGPGQSLEPKEQSRMDSGEESLDALEEAFERIRIATGEENLDQLVTRYIQVEDRNFALFNFVNEQTNEAEALKEEISKIKQDMEQFRVKGLQQERQHQSLLQDIDEQLEGVLSQRKANENRASIISEILDKTKTGVNNIFTKVECDRSAIEDMLGSSSGITENNIMSYLSLVEQKTNELLTVQAFLSTKDLEDPAGFPLGQNPKLLQQNISIQPAVNRSISVAYNAEESPVTDEEERPLSQGELRQRIMKGVLEKEFCTTDSNKTIKDQSAVQSQITPTGRGSNLKH; encoded by the exons ATGGAAGGAGATCTGCAGGCCTACAACATGCAGACCCGGAAACAGATCCGCAAACAACA GCAGGAGATAGAGGTGCTGCAGAAGGAGCAGGAGGAACTGCAACGAAACCTCGGTGCCTGTAACAGCTTGGCCCGTCAACAGCAGGAAAACAAGGACATCCAGACTATTCAGGTCCTGCTTGAGCAGAGAGAAATGCTGGAAGAGGAGCTGCAGAAAGGCAAAAAATGCCAGcaagagctgaagaaggag ATCTCCAGCATGGAGTCGAAGCTAGCAGAGTTGAGAAATGGAGCTGTTAGTAATAGTAACGCTCAAAGTTCCCCAGAACAGCGAATCCAAAAGTCCATACGCACTATGGAATACAAACTGAACAGA GCCTTGACTCGCTTAAATGAGCAGTTGACCAAAAACAGCCAAGTGAGAGAGGAGCTGCATACTCTTTATATTGAGCGTGTTCGTTTTCAGCAACTACACAACAGGCTaagcaag GAACTGCAGGAAGTACGCAAGAAAATTGGAGAAGTAATCAACCAGTCCTCTGCTGCTTATGACACAAG GGTGGAGGCTCACTCCAAGGCAACAATGATAAAAGAGAAGGCACTGAAGGACCGTGACCAGTACAGCACTGAGTTGAAGGAGCTGGAGAGGGTTATTGCGCATGAGTCCACCCTGAAAACGTTCATGATCGTCAAGTGCAGTGATGCAGGCAGGCAGGACGACGAGCATGAAATGGGACCTGGACAAT CTTTGGAGCCAAAAGAGCAGTCCAGGATGGACTCTGGAGAAGAGTCACTGGATGCTCTAGAGGAGGCGTTTGAAAGGATTCGGATTGCTACAGGGGAGGAGAACCTGGACCAGCTGGTCACCAGGTACATTCAGG TTGAAGACCGGAACTTTGCACTTTTCAATTTTGTTAATGAGCAAACCAATGAGGCTGAGGCACTGAAGGAAGAAATTAGCAAG ATCAAACAAGACATGGAGCAGTTTCGGGTTAAAGGTTTACAGCAGGAACGACAGCATCAATCTTTGTTGCAAGATATTGATGAGCAACTAGAGGGAGTTTTATCTCAAAGAAAGGCCAACGAGAACCGAGCCAGCATCATAAGCGAGATCCTGGACAAGACTAAAACAG GTGTAAACAACATCTTCACTAAAGTAGAGTGCGACCGCTCAGCGATAGAAGATATGCTGGGCTCCTCCAGTGGGATCACTGAGAACAACATAATGTCCTACCTCAGCTTAGTGGAGCAGAAGACCAACGAACTGCTCACTGTGCAGGCTTTCCTCAGTACTAAA GATCTAGAAGACCCAGCAGGCTTCCCTTTGGGTCAGAATCCAAAACTACTTCAGCAGAATATTAGCATCCAACCTGCAGTCAACAG ATCCATTAGCGTGGCGTATAATGCAGAAGAGTCTCCTGTTACTGATGAAGAAGAACGGCCACTCTCACAAGGGGAACTTCGCCAAAGGATAATGAAGGGA GTTCTGGAGAAAGAGTTCTGCACGACAGACAGCAACAAGACCATCAAAGATCAGTCTGCAGTTCAGAGTCAGATCACACCCACCGGAAGAGGCAGTAATCTGAAACACTGA
- the LOC113021930 gene encoding LOW QUALITY PROTEIN: taste receptor type 1 member 3-like (The sequence of the model RefSeq protein was modified relative to this genomic sequence to represent the inferred CDS: inserted 2 bases in 2 codons; substituted 2 bases at 2 genomic stop codons) yields the protein MASCFTLLVLCCFFTLSCSESLPEWVSDISPNLFSLSGDIMLGGLFPINDVTSNLSDITETNQISCKSLNLRTLGLAIAMKYAVDEINRNQTLLTGIKLGYEIYDTCRQSSIIIKPTLSFLTEKSDQELPVQCNYTDHETSIVAVIGPLGSEMVSVIGKLGKDLTHQISYGATSDKFSDKLLYPSFFRTVPSDKWQVDVMIKKIEEFGWNWVAIVGSDEEYGQRGVQMFTKMTVKKLAENTSVCVAYQSLIPVFKILQLLQVLKNTSVDINGTDLDFDKDSNPNIGYNVIQWVWTNSSQVDXVREYTEQKLFLNKSLLRWRTNKQMLQVPESACSAMCGKGQDHRVKGVHSCCFDCIDCLAGTKXGXCDDIECTKCPNHQWSHNHSTNCTDSIFKFFTWNSQDAVIMMLVGMLLLVCQGAVGVMFLMHRGTXLLKASGGTLSCVAVLGTMGACLSLLLFLGEPGDVVCRLQLPCTSIFQTVPLSVILSISLQVS from the exons ATGGCTTCATGTTTCACTCTGCTGGTTTTGTGCTGTTTCTTTACACTGAGCTGCAGTGAGAGTTTGCCTGAATGGGTCAGCGACATTTCTCCCAACCTCTTCAGTTTGTCTGGGGACATTATGCTTGGAGGGCTCTTTCCCATTAATGATGTCACCAGTAATCTCAGTGACATAACAGAGACCAACCAGATAAGCTGTAAAAG TTTAAATTTACGCACACTGGGACTTGCTATAGCCATGAAATATGCAGTGGATGAAATCAACAGAAATCAGACTCTCCTCACTGGCATCAAGTTAGGTTATGAAATCTATGACACATGCAGACAATCTTCAATTATTATAAAGCCCACTCTGTCCTTCCTCACTGAAAAATCCGACCAAGAACTACCTGTGCAGTGTAATTACACTGACCATGAGACCAGTATAGTTGCAGTGATTGGTCCTCTTGGCTCAGAAATGGTGTCAGTCATTGGAAAACTTGGAAAAGATTTGACTC accAGATTAGCTATGGGGCCACCAGTGACAAGTTCAGTGATAAACTTCTCTACCCGTCATTCTTTCGTACTGTGCCAAGTGATAAATGGCAAGTGGATGTCATGATAAAGAAAATAGAGGAGTTTGGCTGGAACTGGGTGGCAATTGTGGGCAGTGACGAGGAGTACGGGCAACGAGGTGTGCAGATGTTCACTaaaatgacagtaaaaaaaTTGGCAGAAAACACATCTGTCTGTGTGGCCTATCAGAGTCTGATTCCAGTGTTCAA AATTTTGCAGCTGTTGCAGGTTTTAAAGAACACTTCTGTTGACATAAATGGCACAGATCTAGACTTTGACAAAGACAGCAACCCAAACATAGGATACAATGTGATTCAGTGGGTTTGGACAAACTCATCTCAAGTGG TTGTGAGAGAATATACTGAACAAAAATTGTTCCTCAATAAGTCTCTCCTTCGATGGCGCACTAATAAG CAAATGTTACAAGTTCCTGAGTCTGCCTGTTCAGCAATGTGTGGCAAAGGCCAGGACCACAGAGTCAAAGGTGTCCATTCCTGCTGTTTTGACTGTATTGACTGTTTGGCAGGCACCAAATAAGGGTAATGTG ATGACATCGAGTGCACTAAGTGTCCCAACCACCAGTGGTCCCACAATCACAGCACGAACTGCACTGACTCCATCTTTAAGTTTTTCACCTGGAACAGCCAGGATGCTGTGATAATGATGCTGGTGGGGATGCTGCTGCTGGTATGTCAGGGTGCAGTGGGTGTCATGTTTCTGATGCATCGAGGAA CCCTGTTAAAGGCTTCTGGGGGAACCTTGAGTTGTGTGGCTGTGCTCGGCACAATGGGAGCATGCCTGAGTCTGCTGCTCTTCCTGGGGGAGCCAGGGGATGTGGTGTGTCGTCTTCAGCTGCCCTGCACTTCCATTTTCCAAACTGTCCCCCTCTCCGTTATCCTGTCCATCTCACTACAGGTGAGTTAA